One Micromonas commoda chromosome 5, complete sequence genomic window, GCGTGTCCCGAGAGGACGGAtacacgtcgacgcgacgaggcggtctCGGCATGCCGAAAAACAGCGACGGGACAGCCCCGggaaccgcgcgcgcgggtcatcACGACGGGGATCGAGCGGGTTTAGGGCCATCGCGCGTTGTGCACGTACCGTGGGGAGAGAACAgaccggtcgccgcggcgaaaaacgcgcgtcggtcgccgtcggcgacgtcgccctcctcgcgttccGAGGCTttcgtcctcgtcagccCACGCCGAGTCACGGCTTCGGCGTCCCGGGGAATCGCGGCAGGGGCTTTGTCCGAGCggggggacgcgccgcgtccgcgcccgccgcttTTTGTACGTCTGTGGGTGCCACgaagcgccaccgccgtcgccaccgtcgccccggtcaccgtcgcgagcggggaTACCATGCCGACCGATGTCCTGTCGGCGTTTTCTCTATCGATTGATTGTCAAAACCGGCCGGAACTCGGTGGCCGGTCGCCCGCGTTTGCGTGTGCGGAAGAGGCgcgagagacgcgcgcgtgcggtTCACCGACGAGGGAGAGCCGGCCGGAGTGTTCTGTGAGGCGCGTGCCGTGCGTGAGGGCTCGCGCGTTCGTgtgtgcgtcgtcgcccgaaGGCCCGAAAGGGACTTGCAAAAACCACAAAGCGGAAGGGGCCGAAAAAGCCGTGACAAGGCAAAAAGCGCGAGATTTCAGCCGATTTCTTGGTTCTTTTCTGGGTTCGCGCGGTCGAGTTCGCTCTGCAATCATCTATTTTTTCTCAGAGCCAATCAGGACATCGGAGCGGATTCACTTTCGTAAAGGTCGGCGACGTTTGGCGTTAAGATTAGGATTCGAGTTCTCCCATACCTATTTGCCCCTACGAGCTGAGCTTGGAAAGGAAATTCACGTGTGTGAGTCATCCGCGTGGATCGATCGGACCTGATTGATCATCTTTCTTTTTTGTCTCAGAGTCGGGCGAAGCAGGAGGCGactcggcctcgacgtcggaggTCGAAGGTTGGATTCTTTTTGGCTTGGTAGTAGGCATTTCTTTTTCAAAGCAGACCCTCGCTACTCCTGGGTGAATCTAaaagcgccgcgtcgtgcgtcGTACGTCACGGGCACGCCCGTGACGGTGGCCCGTTTTTCACAACTTTCCCGCGTCCAACGATGCGGCGAATCGCCCTTAatcgccacctcctccccATCCCCACCCTCCCCATTCGTTTCATCCCCGTTCATCACATCCTCCCCatccccatcctcctccgcgtgcgtACGTCGAGACGTCGAGACACTCAAGACACCGTTTAAGACACCGTCCTGCCATTAAGACACCGTCCTGCcaaacgcgacggcgctgatGTACAGGTTCTTCGCCCACTTCTCCTTGACGTGCGTGCTCGGAAACGCGCTCGTGCGCAGCGTCTCCTgcgtctcgtccgcgggccGGCGCCTGGGGATGGAGAGCACGAACGCCGCCTGGTCCGGGGTGGCGGCGCAGCACGTGATCCTGAACCCGCTGTCCCAGCGCCTGTGGATCCCCTCCGAGGGGTACATAAAGTCCAGCTCGACGCACTGGTCCACGAAACCGGCGTTGCGCGACATGACGACGGCCCACCTGGTGCCGCTGGTGGCCATGGACGTGACGTAAAAGCCCTCCTTCCACTTCTTGTTGATCCACTTGAACGGGAACGAGTCGCTCACCTTGTACGACTGCTGGGTGTAGCTCGTGCCCTTGGACATGATCACCAGCGCGGAGCCCGTCGTGGatccggcgagggcggtgatGTAGTAGCCGTCGTCCCATTGCTCGAGGATCCAATCTTTGGGGAGGAACTGGGTGGACAGCTCCCACACCTGCGCGCTGAACCCCGTGCCCGCGTCCATGATGAGCGCCCACAGCTCCTGCGCGCACGACACGGAGCTGATGAACaacccgtcgtcgtttcCCTTGTCCACATGCTGCTCGATGCGCGAGTTGGCCACGTTGTAGTGGTACCTCTGCTTCATCGGGCGGTGCGCGTTGTAGATGGTGATCCACTGCTGCGCGGGCATGCCCAGGCGAACCTTTTTCTTCGGGcggccgtcctcgccctcctcgtccaggGGCTCAGCCTTGCGTTTCTGCCCGACGCGAGACTTCTCGGCACCCTCCGTGGAGATCGGCCTCCGGTTGCTGGGTCCGCACAGGGGCTCGAACAGCGAGGCCAGGCTCGCGTACTTGGGCTCCTCGTCGAACTTCAGGTTCACCACAGCCTCCATGTACTGGCGGAACGCCGGGGGCGTGTACCTGCagagcgcctccgcgctcgtcgccatctTCTTCTTGCACACCAAAAACCCCTTGTTGTCCCCTTGGTACCCCTGCCACGGCAGCCTCCCCTTGAGCAAAAACAGGAGAGTGTACGCCAGCGActcgagatcgtcgcggcgcgaacccgtGCGCCCGAGGTGGGCGTGCACCGACGCGTATCGAACCGTCCCCCTGAAGATGTCGGGCCTCTGATCGTAGTCGACGTGCGTGCTGCAGATGGCGTCGCGCCATCGAGTGGCGAGCCCGAGGTCCACCAGGTAGAGCTTCTTCTCGGTGGGGGTGCCCGGCgggccgaggaggaagtTCTCGGGCTTGATGTCGCCGTGCACGAACCCTTTACTGTGGAAGTtctcgaggatggcgagcgcctccaccgcgatgCACGCGACCATCTCCTGCGACATGATCTGGCCGTTGGTGTTCCACGTGTCCCAGAGCGAGGGCCCGAGGAGGTCCATGACCATCACGTAGTACTCCCCCTGTCTGCCCTTGTAGTGCACCTTGGGAacgccgaggatgccgccgagGGACGAGAAGGCGTTGTACACGGACCACTCGTACGGGGGACCGTAGTTACATCCCTTGCTGCTCCGGTGCTCGAATTTGAGCGCCACCTGATTTGCGTTCGCGGAGCCGGTATCGCTGCCGCGCGTCCCGGACGACGTTACCCTCCGCCCCACGTACACCTGACCGAAACCACCCTTACCCAACTTGCGTTCCACGATGTAAACCGGGGAGCCCCCGACCTGGGCCTGCGATTGGTGAGAGGGATCGGGGGAGGTCAGGAGGGCGCGGCTTTTTCCGGGTAAACGCGTTGTTGTTGGAATCTAGGTTTAGTCGGGACTTTCGCGGGATGATGACGGGGTCGCGACCGATACTCACCCTCTCTGgaaccggcgccgtcgtcgcatcgtcgtcgcccgcgggctGGTCGCCGCTCCGCTCCTCGCTGACCTCCTCAACCATCTGTGGCTGGGCGTTTTCCGGGGGGTGCGCCGTTCTTTTCGCCTTTTCCACGAGGGAGAAACTCCGGAGCTCCTCGAACTCACGCCTGTGATTGCcgacccgaacgcggcggccctAGGAGGTTCGGTCGaacgtgcgacgcgagcctgAGGGTGGGAAACTTGCGGAGCGTGCGTGCGTGGACGCGCCTCCTCGTTTGTgaggtcgcgcggcgcccccgcgcgcgtatTCGGCGGGCGGAACGTGGGGGGGCGCCCAACCGGCGAAAAAAATCGCGCAATGATTCGGGGTAGCGTTATCACGCCGCGCCCCCTTTCAAGGGTCTGTCAACTCGTCGGTTTCTTGACCGGCGTTTCGCGATCAAACCACGTTTTTCGAAATGGGCGGTCGGGTTTCCCGCCATCTCCATCGCCAGCAGTCCAGCTGTGCACGCAGAGCGAagatgcgcgtcgcggctgcgttcgcgtcgcccacggTGAAGggcccgctcgccgccccctcGCGACCCTCCCGAacccccgcgagggcgaggacccTCACGATCCCACGGGTGTCCAGCCCCGAGGCTGACACGATGGCCCGggtggagcgcggcgatgagctcggcACGATGGACCGCGCCGTGGTGCGATCTCGGGGCGGCCCTCTGCACGTCCGCACCCCTCTGATCATATCCAAGCCCATGTCCGAGGtcctcggccgcgacgtcTACCTcaagctcgacgccctgcAGCCCTCGGGTTCGTTCAAGCTCCGGGGGATCGGATACACGTGCCAGaaggccatcgcggagggcgccaacgcgctggtgtcgtcgtcggggggcAACGCCGGTTTGGCCACCGCCTACGCCGGgcagcgcctcggcgccccgaCCACCGTGGTCGTCCCGGAGACGACCCCGGAGTTCATCCGCGACCGCCTCAGGTCCCTgggcgccaccgtcgtcgtgcaCGGCTCGCAGTGGAGCGAGgcccacgcgcacgccgtcgccctgaacgacgacgtccgcggcaaGCTCGTTCACCCctacgacgacgtcgacaccTGGACCGGCCACGCCACCGTCGTGCACGAGATCAAGGCCGACCTGGAAGCCGCGGgatg contains:
- a CDS encoding predicted protein: MVEEVSEERSGDQPAGDDDATTAPVPERAQVGGSPVYIVERKLGKGGFGQVYVGRRVTSSGTRGSDTGSANANQVALKFEHRSSKGCNYGPPYEWSVYNAFSSLGGILGVPKVHYKGRQGEYYVMVMDLLGPSLWDTWNTNGQIMSQEMVACIAVEALAILENFHSKGFVHGDIKPENFLLGPPGTPTEKKLYLVDLGLATRWRDAICSTHVDYDQRPDIFRGTVRYASVHAHLGRTGSRRDDLESLAYTLLFLLKGRLPWQGYQGDNKGFLVCKKKMATSAEALCRYTPPAFRQYMEAVVNLKFDEEPKYASLASLFEPLCGPSNRRPISTEGAEKSRVGQKRKAEPLDEEGEDGRPKKKVRLGMPAQQWITIYNAHRPMKQRYHYNVANSRIEQHVDKGNDDGLFISSVSCAQELWALIMDAGTGFSAQVWELSTQFLPKDWILEQWDDGYYITALAGSTTGSALVIMSKGTSYTQQSYKVSDSFPFKWINKKWKEGFYVTSMATSGTRWAVVMSRNAGFVDQCVELDFMYPSEGIHRRWDSGFRITCCAATPDQAAFVLSIPRRRPADETQETLRTSAFPSTHVKEKWAKNLYISAVAFGRTVS